A region from the Oceanidesulfovibrio marinus genome encodes:
- a CDS encoding HAD family hydrolase → MIEIQIPGLRVLRVRTLVLDYNGTLACDGALLPGVSERLRELSKSLDIVVATADTCGTVEHAMDGLPATVHNLAMRQDRSVDEDEAKARLVRALQHDVVFVGNGRNDAPALRAAALGIAIIQAECAATAALVAADIVATDITNVLDLFIKPKRLIADLRV, encoded by the coding sequence ATGATCGAGATTCAGATACCCGGGCTCCGCGTGTTGCGTGTGCGGACGCTGGTTTTGGACTACAACGGCACCCTGGCCTGCGACGGCGCGTTGCTGCCCGGCGTGTCCGAACGGCTGCGGGAGCTGTCCAAATCCCTGGACATCGTGGTGGCGACGGCCGATACCTGCGGCACGGTGGAGCACGCCATGGACGGGTTGCCCGCCACGGTTCACAACTTGGCCATGCGGCAGGACCGTTCGGTGGACGAGGACGAGGCCAAGGCCCGCCTTGTACGCGCGCTGCAGCACGACGTCGTGTTTGTGGGCAACGGCCGCAACGACGCCCCGGCTCTGCGCGCCGCTGCCCTGGGCATCGCCATCATCCAGGCCGAGTGCGCAGCAACCGCCGCACTGGTCGCCGCGGATATCGTCGCCACCGACATCACGAATGTGCTGGACCTCTTCATCAAGCCCAAACGCCTGATCGCCGACCTGCGGGTCTGA
- a CDS encoding FeoB-associated Cys-rich membrane protein: MSLDTAIVAIIVLLAAIYAGRKLYRQAMHRETCGSCGGCCPTPDEREPNRQAAGQSACCGCASHSTGAPIGDRPER; encoded by the coding sequence ATGAGCCTTGATACTGCCATCGTCGCCATCATCGTCCTGCTCGCGGCGATTTACGCCGGCCGCAAGCTCTACCGCCAGGCCATGCACAGGGAAACGTGCGGCTCCTGCGGCGGTTGCTGCCCCACGCCAGACGAACGCGAGCCCAACAGACAGGCCGCCGGCCAGAGCGCGTGCTGCGGCTGTGCGTCCCACTCTACCGGCGCGCCCATAGGCGACAGGCCCGAGCGCTGA